TCCTGGGTAAAATCTGAGGTAGAGAGGAGGTGATTGCAATGGCAGTAGTGGTTACCCCGAAGGCATCGGCCCTGGAGGTCATTGTCGAGATTGGGACTGATCAGAGTGGCAACCCGATTTTTCGGGCCAGAAGGTTTAACAACGTGAAACCCAGCGCTACCGATCAGGACGTGTTTGATGTCGCCCAATTATTAGGGGGCCTCCAAAATCACCCGGTCAACGGGATCCAACGAGTAAACGACGTGGACCTGGCCGCCGGCGTGTAAACCGCATCGCGTTGAATGGCATGCACAATAACAGGATAGGGAGGTGATAACAGATGTTAACTGAACGACTAGAACTGATTTTTCAGAGCGCAAGTGGCAACCGGGTTACCTTGAGCCTGATCGACCCCAAAGATAACCTGACTGCTGACCAGGTGAGAACAGCCATGCAGACGATTATTAATAAAAACGTGTTTACTTCTGCCGGCGGAGACCTGGTCGGAATTATCGGGGCGCGGCTCGTCAACCGTGAGGTAACTGACCTGATCACCGGCTAGAGAATTAAGATGAAGATTATAGGTTGGTGGTGAGGTTACCCTAAATAGTGGAGGTAACCCACCACCACATATTTTCGAAAAGATAAGAGGTGCTCATGATGGCGTTAGTCAAAAACGAAAACTTGACTAAAAGGAGGTGGCAGTCGTGGAAGAACTGGTGGGTCAGGTCGCCAATGTTGGGTTCCCGATCGTAATTTCCATCTATCTTCTGGTCAGGATTGAAAAAAAGCTGGATGACTTGACGGTGGCGATTACCCAACTCGGGCAGATCCTTGGCCGAAGTGGCTAATGAATTATTGAAGACCAAAAACCCGATGGCCTTAAAAGCCTACCGGGTTTTTAATACAATTTTCCTTGATTAGCCCAATTAGACCTGGAATTTTACTACCTGTTTCCTCAATTCTTCCGCCAGCCGGGTCAACTGCTGAGCGGAAGTGGTGATGGTCTGCGCGGCGGCAGTCTGCTCCTCGGCAATGGCTGAAACCTCTTCCGTCCCCGCGGCTGCTTGCTGCGTAACGGAGGAGATATTCTGAATGGCGGTCAGAATTTCCCTGGTGGTGCCTGACATTTGTTCCACTGCCTGCGAGACATGCCTCAACTGTTCGTCAATGTTTTCAATCCCTTTGGCGATTTCGGTAAACAGGTTCTTCGTCTCTACCACAGCTTCGGCCTGAGCGTTGACGATCTGCTCAGAGCCGGCGGCTTCAGCCGCGGTTTTCGTTGTTCGGACTTGGATATCCCGGATCAACTTCCCGATGTTATTTGCGGCTTGGGCCGAACCTTCGGCAAGCTTGCGCACTTCCTCGGCCACTACCGCAAAGCCCCGACCCTGTTCCCCAGCCCGCGCGGCTTCAATGGCGGCGTTTAAGGCTAATAGGTTGGTCTGATCGGCGATGTTGGTAATTACTTCAACGATCTCGCTGATCTGTCGCGAATGTTCTTCCAACTCTTTCATCGAAGTGGTGGTCTGTTGGGCGGAAGCGCGTAGTTCCTCCATCCGCCTGGTCAGGATGTCGATTGTGCTCAGTCCACGTTCCACGACGGCTTGGAAGGTTTTCATAACCTCGGCGACTTGGGTGGCATCGTTATCAACCTGGTCCACGGATTTGGTCATGGATTCAACCAAACGCAATGTCTGCTGCGTGGCTTGTGCCTGGTCGTTGGCGCCTTTCGCCAGTTCGCTGATGGTGCCGGCGACCTGCTCGCTGGCCTTGCCAGATTCTTCGGCGGTGGCTGACAGTTCCTCGGCTGAACTCACTACCTGCTGGGCGGTGGCATTGATGTTGTTGACCAGGTGACGGAGGTTGGCCGTCATGCGGTTGAAACTCTCCGCCAATTGGCCGACTTCATCGCCAGTTTTGACGGTCACGGTTTGGGTCAGGTCGCCGTTAGCGATTTGATCGGCGGTAGCACTCAATTGTTGAAGAGGCTTGACCAGCAGGCTGGAGAAGATGAAGACGGCGGCGATAGCGATCAGGACGACGATCACTGAGATGGTCAGGGACCTGGATAAAAGAGTAGTGAGTGACTGCAGCATTTCTTGCTTCATGATGGTGACAGCGAACGACCAGCCGGTAGCAGGCACCGGAGAGTAACCGACCAATTTTTCATTCCCCTCCTGCGTGTAGTACCCGATTCCCGTTTCCCCTTTGGTCATTTTTTCCACGATCTCATCTAGCCCACCGCCAGATTTTTCGGTGAGGAAATTTTTCTTCAATATGAACTCTTTGTTGGGGTGGACGACGGTCAAGCCATCGCGCTGCAGAATTAAGGCATAAGATGACTGGCCGAGCTGCAGGTCAGCGGCCATTTTGTTCAGAGTGTCGGTCCAGACGGCTCCGCACAGCACGCCGGCGACTTGACCGGCGTCATTCTTCACCGGGACGGCAACAGTGATCATAGTCCGGCCGCTGGTTTTGGAAATTAAAGGGTCAGAGATGACCGTTTTGCCAGTCAGTGCGGCCTTAAAGTAGGGGCGGTCGGCGATATTACCCGTGGCTCCGTCGGTGACATGGAATTGCCCGCTCAGGTCAGCGATGTAGAAATTGCCATAGTACTGCGAAAGGTCGGCCAGCTGTTTTTTCAAGAATGGCATCTGTTTGGTCAAGTCCATCGAACGAACGTCAGAAGAGTCAGCCATGATCTCCATCTCGGCTGCCCTGGTAACCAGCCAACTGTTGATGTTTTCTGCTTGCGCCCGGGCAGCGGTGAGAAACTTCTGTTCCGTTTCTTTGATGAGCAGTTGTTTGGCGGTCTGATAGTTGAGCCAAGAGATCGCGGCCAGACAGATTACCGCTAATAAACCCACTAATAAGACCAGTTTAAGTCTAAGTGATTGATTAATGACCATAATATCCCCCCTAAAAAATTTAAAACCAACAAGATAGAGTCCATCAAACCCTGCTGTGTTGGTCAATCGGCAGCCAGTACTCTGGTTACTCTCTGCCGTAATCTACCATTCTTTGACATATGGTAACTGTTACCAAGTACTAAGTTATCTAATTCGCCCAAATTATAGGATTTCCTCCTGAACTTTATAATAAATTACAAAATATAGTAATATTTGCCTAGATTGTGACTTCCCGTTATGTAAAGCTTTACATAATGGGAATTATGCAAAGTAATTGCTTATGTCAAGTTGATGGGCACAAACAAGCAATGAGCCTATTTATGCCCTATTTACTTGACATAAATAAGAGGCTATTGGCAGATCTTCTGTAACCAGCTCAGCAGGTC
The sequence above is a segment of the Bacillota bacterium genome. Coding sequences within it:
- a CDS encoding DUF1659 domain-containing protein, with the protein product MAVVVTPKASALEVIVEIGTDQSGNPIFRARRFNNVKPSATDQDVFDVAQLLGGLQNHPVNGIQRVNDVDLAAGV
- a CDS encoding DUF2922 domain-containing protein, with protein sequence MLTERLELIFQSASGNRVTLSLIDPKDNLTADQVRTAMQTIINKNVFTSAGGDLVGIIGARLVNREVTDLITG
- a CDS encoding YvrJ family protein gives rise to the protein MEELVGQVANVGFPIVISIYLLVRIEKKLDDLTVAITQLGQILGRSG
- a CDS encoding methyl-accepting chemotaxis protein; this translates as MVINQSLRLKLVLLVGLLAVICLAAISWLNYQTAKQLLIKETEQKFLTAARAQAENINSWLVTRAAEMEIMADSSDVRSMDLTKQMPFLKKQLADLSQYYGNFYIADLSGQFHVTDGATGNIADRPYFKAALTGKTVISDPLISKTSGRTMITVAVPVKNDAGQVAGVLCGAVWTDTLNKMAADLQLGQSSYALILQRDGLTVVHPNKEFILKKNFLTEKSGGGLDEIVEKMTKGETGIGYYTQEGNEKLVGYSPVPATGWSFAVTIMKQEMLQSLTTLLSRSLTISVIVVLIAIAAVFIFSSLLVKPLQQLSATADQIANGDLTQTVTVKTGDEVGQLAESFNRMTANLRHLVNNINATAQQVVSSAEELSATAEESGKASEQVAGTISELAKGANDQAQATQQTLRLVESMTKSVDQVDNDATQVAEVMKTFQAVVERGLSTIDILTRRMEELRASAQQTTTSMKELEEHSRQISEIVEVITNIADQTNLLALNAAIEAARAGEQGRGFAVVAEEVRKLAEGSAQAANNIGKLIRDIQVRTTKTAAEAAGSEQIVNAQAEAVVETKNLFTEIAKGIENIDEQLRHVSQAVEQMSGTTREILTAIQNISSVTQQAAAGTEEVSAIAEEQTAAAQTITTSAQQLTRLAEELRKQVVKFQV